A stretch of Pseudomonas sp. CCC3.1 DNA encodes these proteins:
- a CDS encoding LysR family transcriptional regulator produces the protein MEFKQLRTFVEVARHGGFTQAAQYLHISQSAVSKQVAQLEHSLGTPLFDRLGSHVRLTAAGNVVLQRAEGMLRLHNELLSELDDLSHLTRGELKLGLPLLGSNALFASLFAEYRRRYPNIQVQLLEGGSLNIEQAVLSGELELGGSLTPKNNTFAYQPFCDEPLDALLPADHPLAESGSVRLEQLAETPFLLYQRSFVLNDRVLQACQQMGFTPKEGGRSGQSDFLVALVAAGQGVVLLPSVVARGLIRPGVVRLKLIAPDDLRWDIAFIWREGAYLSRAAQAWLELLRERPVTGSVL, from the coding sequence ATGGAATTCAAACAACTGCGTACGTTCGTTGAAGTGGCTCGCCACGGTGGATTCACCCAAGCCGCGCAATACCTGCACATCAGCCAATCAGCGGTGAGCAAACAGGTCGCCCAACTGGAGCACAGTCTCGGCACGCCCTTGTTTGACCGACTGGGCTCGCATGTCCGCCTGACGGCAGCGGGCAACGTGGTCTTGCAGCGCGCCGAAGGCATGCTGCGCCTGCACAATGAGTTGTTGAGTGAGCTTGACGACCTGAGCCACTTGACCCGTGGCGAATTAAAACTGGGCCTGCCGCTGCTGGGCAGTAATGCGCTGTTTGCCAGCCTGTTTGCCGAGTACCGGCGCCGTTATCCGAACATTCAGGTGCAATTGCTAGAAGGCGGCAGTTTGAATATCGAACAGGCGGTCTTGAGTGGCGAACTGGAGTTGGGCGGCAGCCTCACGCCGAAGAACAACACCTTTGCCTATCAACCCTTTTGCGATGAGCCACTGGATGCCCTGCTCCCGGCTGATCACCCGCTGGCTGAAAGCGGCAGCGTGCGTCTGGAGCAACTGGCAGAAACGCCCTTTTTGCTCTATCAGCGCAGCTTTGTGCTTAACGATCGGGTCCTTCAGGCCTGCCAACAAATGGGGTTCACGCCCAAGGAAGGCGGGCGCAGCGGCCAATCGGACTTTTTGGTGGCCTTGGTGGCCGCCGGGCAAGGCGTGGTGCTGCTGCCCAGCGTGGTCGCTCGCGGGCTGATACGGCCTGGCGTCGTACGCTTGAAGCTCATCGCACCCGACGACTTGCGTTGGGACATTGCATTCATCTGGCGCGAAGGTGCGTATTTGTCACGCGCAGCTCAAGCCTGGCTGGAGCTGC
- a CDS encoding IclR family transcriptional regulator, producing the protein MEKPRSNTDSTGKQKVRSAEVGTDILKALAELSPSTSLSRLAEHVQMPASKVHRYLQALIASGFAEQNAATNHYALGREALRVGLAALNSMDVLKVAALPLAELRDDLNETCFLAVWGNQGATVVHIEAAVRAVTVVTKLGSVLPLLSSSTGLVFNAFLPDRETAELREQELKTDQLHPLQTAEAYAVISEQIRTRGLHFVHGLLMPGVDALSAPVFEATGKVAGVLTVVGPTSLFHADEHGPAAQRLLAAAHAISWRMGYQAH; encoded by the coding sequence ATGGAAAAGCCCCGCAGCAATACTGACAGCACTGGCAAACAGAAAGTGCGCTCCGCAGAAGTCGGCACCGACATCCTCAAGGCCCTGGCCGAGCTGTCGCCATCGACCTCTTTGTCTCGCCTGGCCGAGCACGTGCAAATGCCCGCGAGCAAGGTTCATCGTTACTTGCAGGCGCTGATTGCCAGTGGGTTTGCCGAGCAGAATGCCGCCACCAACCATTACGCTCTGGGCCGTGAGGCCTTACGCGTGGGCTTGGCCGCGCTCAATAGTATGGATGTGCTGAAAGTCGCCGCCCTGCCCTTGGCCGAGTTGCGTGATGACTTGAACGAAACCTGCTTTTTGGCCGTGTGGGGCAATCAGGGGGCGACCGTGGTGCATATTGAAGCCGCCGTTCGTGCGGTCACAGTGGTCACCAAGCTGGGTTCGGTGCTGCCGCTGTTGAGCTCATCGACCGGGTTGGTGTTCAACGCCTTTTTGCCCGACCGCGAAACTGCCGAGTTGCGTGAGCAAGAGCTAAAGACCGATCAATTGCATCCGCTGCAAACAGCCGAGGCCTATGCCGTCATCAGCGAACAGATCCGCACCCGAGGTTTGCATTTTGTGCATGGTTTATTGATGCCAGGCGTCGATGCCCTGTCAGCCCCCGTGTTTGAGGCCACCGGAAAAGTCGCCGGTGTGCTGACCGTGGTCGGCCCTACCTCGCTGTTTCATGCCGATGAACATGGGCCAGCAGCACAACGCTTGCTGGCTGCGGCCCACGCCATCAGTTGGCGCATGGGTTATCAGGCCCATTGA
- the fahA gene encoding fumarylacetoacetase: MTQSALTLSWIVSANGHRDFPLQNLPLGIFSLKGSAPRSGVAIGEHIFDLEAALAAGLFEGHAKVAVEASLGGSLNAFFALGKTARVALRERLLELLSEGSTLRGKIEAQGAKLLPLAADCELHLPAKIGDYTDFYVGIEHAKNVGKLFRPDNPLLPNYKYVPIGYHGRASTIRPSGVDVRRPKGQTLPAGQTEPSFGPCARLDYELELGIWVGQGNDMGDAIPVSEAGEHIAGFCLLNDWSARDIQAWEYQPLGPFLSKSFITSISPWVVTAEALAPFRRAQPARPEGDPQPLAYLLDPQDQASGALDIELEVLLLTESMREQNLPAHRLGLSNSLNMYWTAAQLVAHHSVNGCQLQSGDLFGSGTLSGPDRSQLGSLLEITEGGKHPIELASGEVRKFLEDGDEIILRARCTREGYASIGFGECRGKVIAAR; encoded by the coding sequence ATGACCCAGTCCGCATTAACCCTGAGCTGGATCGTCTCCGCTAACGGACACCGCGATTTCCCGCTGCAAAACCTGCCGCTGGGCATCTTCAGCCTCAAGGGCTCGGCCCCGCGTAGCGGCGTTGCGATTGGCGAGCACATCTTTGATCTGGAAGCCGCGCTGGCGGCCGGATTGTTTGAAGGGCACGCCAAAGTCGCGGTCGAAGCCTCGTTGGGCGGTTCGTTGAATGCTTTTTTTGCGCTGGGCAAAACGGCCCGCGTGGCGTTGCGTGAGCGCTTGCTGGAACTGCTGAGCGAAGGCAGCACCCTGCGCGGAAAAATCGAAGCCCAAGGCGCAAAACTGCTGCCACTGGCGGCTGATTGCGAACTGCATCTGCCTGCCAAAATCGGTGACTACACCGACTTTTATGTCGGTATCGAACACGCGAAAAATGTCGGCAAACTGTTCCGTCCCGATAATCCTTTGCTGCCGAACTACAAGTACGTGCCGATTGGTTACCACGGCCGTGCGTCGACCATTCGCCCGTCGGGTGTCGATGTGCGCCGCCCCAAAGGTCAAACCTTGCCGGCAGGTCAGACGGAGCCGAGCTTCGGCCCTTGTGCCCGCTTGGACTATGAATTGGAGCTGGGGATCTGGGTCGGTCAGGGCAACGACATGGGCGATGCTATTCCCGTGAGCGAAGCGGGCGAACACATCGCCGGTTTTTGCCTGCTCAATGACTGGTCGGCGCGGGATATTCAAGCGTGGGAATACCAGCCACTGGGGCCGTTTTTGTCCAAAAGCTTCATTACCAGCATTTCGCCATGGGTGGTGACGGCCGAAGCGCTGGCGCCATTCCGCCGCGCGCAACCCGCTCGCCCAGAAGGTGACCCTCAGCCGTTGGCCTACCTGCTGGATCCCCAGGATCAAGCCAGTGGCGCATTGGATATCGAGCTGGAAGTGCTGCTGTTGACCGAGTCGATGCGTGAACAAAACCTGCCTGCGCACCGTTTGGGCCTGAGCAATAGCCTGAACATGTACTGGACCGCCGCGCAGTTGGTGGCTCATCACAGCGTGAACGGTTGCCAGTTGCAGTCGGGCGACCTGTTCGGATCGGGCACTTTGTCGGGGCCTGATCGCTCCCAATTGGGCAGCCTGCTGGAAATCACCGAAGGCGGCAAACACCCGATTGAACTGGCGTCGGGTGAGGTACGTAAATTTCTCGAAGACGGCGACGAAATCATCCTGCGCGCCCGTTGCACGCGTGAAGGCTATGCCTCTATTGGTTTCGGCGAATGCCGGGGCAAGGTCATCGCTGCGCGCTAA
- a CDS encoding CidA/LrgA family protein gives MKRFDVKRAGRLVSEIAVLLAIYFLGCQIATGWHLPIPGGVIGMALLLLAFALGWVKPATLQLGAGVLMAEMLLFFIPALMSLLDYGVLVRDDGWRILLVIGISTLLVMVVTAFTVEAVCRWRLRHDV, from the coding sequence ATGAAACGCTTTGATGTAAAACGCGCAGGACGGCTGGTCAGTGAAATCGCCGTATTGCTGGCCATTTATTTTCTGGGGTGCCAGATCGCGACAGGTTGGCATTTACCGATACCGGGCGGCGTGATCGGCATGGCGCTGTTGCTGCTGGCGTTCGCCTTGGGCTGGGTCAAGCCTGCAACCTTGCAACTGGGCGCAGGTGTATTGATGGCCGAGATGCTGTTGTTTTTTATCCCCGCCTTGATGAGCCTGCTTGATTACGGGGTGCTGGTGCGCGATGACGGCTGGCGCATCCTGCTGGTCATTGGCATCAGCACCTTGCTAGTGATGGTGGTCACCGCGTTTACCGTCGAAGCCGTCTGCCGCTGGAGGTTGCGCCATGACGTTTGA
- the hmgA gene encoding homogentisate 1,2-dioxygenase, protein MNLDSSLPALTYQSGFGNEFSSEALPGALPVGQNSPQKVPYGLYAELLSGTAFTMARSESRRTWMYRIKPSANHPAFNKLKRQLAGGPLGPVTPNRLRWNPLPIPAEPTDFIDGLVGMVANSGAEKPAGISIYSYRANTSMQRVFFNADGELLLVPEQGRLRIATELGRFDLEPLEIAVIPRGLKFRVELLDAQARGYIAENHGAPLRLPDLGPIGSNGLANPRDFLTPAAHYEDSQQPVTLVQKFLGELWGCELDHSPLNVVAWHGNNVPYKYDLRRFNTLGTVSFDHPDPSIFTVLTSPTSVPGLANLDFVIFPPRWMVAEKTFRPPWFHRNLMNEFMGLIQGSYDAKAEGFLPGGASLHSCMSAHGPDAETCTKAIAADLQPSKIDNTMAFMFETSQVLRPSQFALECPQLQPDYDACWASLPSTFTPNRR, encoded by the coding sequence ATGAACCTCGACTCGTCTTTGCCTGCCCTCACGTATCAGTCCGGGTTTGGCAATGAATTCAGCAGTGAAGCGCTGCCCGGCGCTTTACCGGTTGGGCAAAACTCCCCGCAAAAAGTCCCCTATGGCCTGTACGCCGAGTTGTTATCCGGCACGGCATTCACCATGGCGCGCAGCGAGTCGCGGCGTACCTGGATGTACCGCATCAAGCCGTCAGCCAATCACCCGGCTTTTAATAAGCTTAAGCGTCAATTGGCCGGTGGCCCGCTGGGTCCGGTGACGCCCAATCGCTTGCGCTGGAACCCGCTGCCGATTCCTGCCGAACCCACCGACTTCATTGACGGTCTGGTCGGCATGGTTGCCAATAGTGGCGCGGAAAAACCGGCGGGCATCAGCATTTACAGCTACCGCGCCAACACGTCGATGCAACGCGTATTTTTTAATGCCGATGGCGAGCTATTGCTGGTGCCGGAACAAGGGCGTTTGCGCATTGCCACGGAACTGGGGCGTTTTGACCTTGAGCCTTTGGAAATTGCGGTGATCCCGCGTGGGCTCAAGTTCCGCGTTGAACTGCTCGACGCGCAAGCGCGTGGCTACATCGCTGAAAACCATGGTGCGCCGCTGCGCCTGCCGGACCTGGGGCCGATTGGCAGCAATGGCCTGGCCAATCCACGTGATTTCTTGACCCCAGCCGCGCACTACGAAGACTCGCAGCAGCCGGTCACCCTGGTACAAAAATTTCTCGGCGAACTGTGGGGCTGCGAGCTGGATCACTCGCCTCTGAACGTAGTCGCATGGCATGGCAACAATGTGCCGTACAAATATGATTTGCGCCGTTTCAACACCCTCGGCACGGTCAGCTTTGACCATCCCGATCCATCGATTTTCACTGTTCTGACCTCGCCCACCAGTGTGCCGGGCTTGGCCAATCTGGATTTCGTGATTTTCCCGCCGCGCTGGATGGTGGCTGAAAAAACGTTCCGTCCGCCGTGGTTCCATCGCAATTTGATGAACGAGTTCATGGGCCTGATCCAGGGCAGCTATGACGCTAAAGCCGAGGGTTTTTTGCCCGGCGGAGCGTCGCTGCACAGTTGCATGAGTGCCCATGGCCCGGATGCCGAAACCTGCACCAAAGCCATCGCCGCCGATCTGCAACCGAGCAAAATCGACAACACTATGGCGTTCATGTTTGAGACCAGCCAAGTGCTGCGTCCGAGCCAGTTCGCCCTCGAATGCCCGCAACTGCAGCCTGATTACGACGCGTGCTGGGCTTCACTGCCCTCGACCTTTACCCCGAATCGGAGATAA
- a CDS encoding LrgB family protein, producing the protein MTFEWMPMFWLLLTLAAYGLSRWLYRRTGRYLLSPLILVPALLLAVAVPLNTAYAEYSRDTHWLMLVLGPVTVAFAVPIWQQRTLLAQHWMALLLGMLAGSVASIGSSFWLARALALDTSLTLSLVPRSITTPFAMPLAQSLGGVPDLTAVFVMFTGVFGALMGGILLKWLPLRSSLARGALFAVGAHGAGVSRAREVGNEEGSVAGLVMVLTGVLNLFAAPLLTLML; encoded by the coding sequence ATGACGTTTGAATGGATGCCTATGTTCTGGCTGCTTCTCACATTGGCGGCTTATGGCTTGAGCCGCTGGTTGTATCGGCGTACCGGACGCTACCTGCTGTCGCCACTGATTCTGGTACCGGCCTTGTTGCTGGCGGTGGCTGTGCCGCTGAACACGGCCTACGCCGAATACTCCAGAGATACCCATTGGCTGATGCTGGTGCTGGGCCCGGTGACCGTGGCCTTCGCCGTGCCCATCTGGCAGCAACGCACATTGCTCGCGCAGCATTGGATGGCCTTGTTATTGGGCATGCTGGCGGGCAGCGTGGCGTCGATTGGCAGTTCGTTCTGGCTGGCCAGGGCGCTGGCGCTCGACACCTCACTGACCTTGTCATTGGTGCCGCGCTCAATCACCACGCCGTTTGCCATGCCGCTGGCGCAAAGCCTGGGCGGAGTGCCGGATCTCACTGCCGTATTTGTGATGTTTACCGGGGTCTTTGGTGCACTGATGGGCGGCATCTTGCTCAAGTGGTTGCCATTGCGCAGCAGCCTGGCGCGCGGGGCGCTGTTTGCTGTCGGCGCCCACGGTGCGGGAGTCAGCCGTGCGCGTGAGGTGGGTAATGAAGAAGGTTCGGTGGCCGGTTTGGTGATGGTGCTGACCGGGGTGCTTAATCTGTTTGCCGCCCCTTTACTGACACTGATGCTTTAA